A genomic window from Lotus japonicus ecotype B-129 chromosome 1, LjGifu_v1.2 includes:
- the LOC130730330 gene encoding heavy metal-associated isoprenylated plant protein 6-like: MGEKTEQAKNNENAVVLKLDLHCEGCVKKIKRALRNFNGVEDVKADLSGNKLTVIGKVDPTKVRDKLAEKTNKNVELVSSPPKKDAAGDKPPPEKKPEEKPKTDDKKPEEEKTKPDEKKAEEKTKTPKQSTVVMKIRLHCDGCIHKIEKIVLKAKGVESVNIEGGGKDLVTVKGTVEANELVPYLREKLKRNVEVVVVPPKKDDEKKENKQGGGGGEKKEGGGDKKEVESGTTKVEVNKMEHYGYGYAQQPPMYWHGGYAPGESSGGGGGGGYAVEGQGGYWNDGGYNGNSNYYQHGYVNQQQQGGGYMVEQPPPYYLHQQHPLPPQMFSDENPNACSVM, encoded by the exons ATGGGAGAG AAAACGGAGCAGGCGAAGAACAATGAGAACGCCGTCGTTTTGAAACTCGACTTGCATTGTGAAGGATGCGTTAAGAAAATCAAACGAGCCCTTCGCAATTTTAACG GCGTGGAAGATGTGAAGGCCGATTTATCCGGTAACAAACTAACGGTCATCGGAAAAGTGGACCCTACCAAGGTGCGGGATAAACTAGCGGAGAAAACTAACAAAAACGTTGAGCTTGTTTCTTCTCCGCCTAAAAAAGACGCCGCCGGTGATAAACCACCGCCGGAGAAGAAGCCGGAGGAGAAACCGAAAACTGACGATAAAAAGCCGGAAGAAGAAAAAACGAAACCCGATGAGAAAAAGGCGGAAGAGAAAACCAAAACCCCTAAACAG AGCACGGTGGTGATGAAGATCAGGTTGCACTGTGACGGTTGCATTCACAAAATTGAGAAGATTGTCCTTAAGGCAAAAGGAGTTGAGTCGGTGAATATTGAGGGAGGAGGGAAGGATTTGGTGACGGTGAAGGGAACGGTGGAGGCGAATGAGTTGGTGCCGTATTTGAGGGAGAAGCTGAAACGGAacgtggaggtggtggtggttccgCCGAAGAAAGAcgatgaaaagaaagagaacaaacaaggtggcggtggtggtgagaAGAAAGAGGGTGGTGGCGATAAGAAAGAGGTTGAAAGCGGAACAACGAAGGTGGAGGTGAACAAAATGGAGCACTACGGGTATGGGTATGCACAGCAACCTCCGATGTACTGGCACGGCGGGTATGCGCCGGGTGAGAGTagcggtggcggcggcggtggtggttaTGCGGTGGAGGGTCAAGGTGGGTATTGGAATGATGGAGGGTATAATGGTAATAGCAACTACTACCAGCATGGGTATGTGAACCAGCAACAACAAGGAGGAGGGTATATGGTGGAGCAACCCCCACCGTACTATTTGCACCAGCAGCATCCTCTTCCTCCACAGATGTTTAGTGATGAGAATCCCAATGCATGTTCCGTGATGTGA
- the LOC130730331 gene encoding auxin-responsive protein SAUR32-like, which produces MNFLFSADFFKASSYLLLITYLTVQLQNTFSCRKGVKQGHFVVVATEGWKPERFFIELGYLDHPDFVKLLKQAEEEFGFSQEGALAIPCEPDDLKRIIGRKKLINKGGIDITC; this is translated from the exons atgaatttcctCTTTTCTGCTGATTTCTTCAAAGCTTCTAGCTATTTGCTGCTGATTACGTACTTAACCGTCCAG TTGCAGAACACTTTCTCATGCAGAAAAGGAGTGAAGCAGGGACATTTTGTGGTGGTTGCAACTGAAGGGTGGAAACCAGAGAGATTCTTCATTGAATTGGGGTATTTGGACCACCCTGACTTTGTCAAGTTGTTGAAGCAAGCTGAAGAAGAGTTTGGATTCTCTCAGGAAGGAGCACTTGCAATTCCCTGTGAGCCAGATGACTTGAAGAGAATCATTGGAAGGAAAAAGCTCATAAACAAGGGTGGTATTGATATTACTTGTTAG